From a single Polynucleobacter asymbioticus QLW-P1DMWA-1 genomic region:
- a CDS encoding M50 family metallopeptidase, producing MQALITLGAFLVTLGVLVSFHEFGHFLAARACGVRVLRFSIGFGKPFFTYQANNKTEWTLAPIPLGGYVKLLDGRDRTQSISLVEQSEAYDYKPLWKRSLIVAAGPFANFFLAILLFAGLYLSGVPQLPAVLQAPPENSIAAQLDLRAGDQVLGWQQLDSGVKSVPLSGEFKSIPSWNALRWRLMDALAGEYGFELEMLGPDGQRFTKVFLAEDLPRLSPDADPVAKLGILPVATPLAGWKELKLGPIDAVCFAAERVYLISKLSVRVMAGIVTGKTSFKQLGGPLSIADMAGKTAQVGWQPFLAFLALMSISIGILNLLPFPMLDGGQLLYDAWELVAGKRISISRQEQLQKAGFFLLIFISLLALFNDLQRYLSP from the coding sequence TTGCAAGCACTTATCACTCTTGGCGCTTTTCTAGTTACTCTCGGGGTACTAGTGAGCTTTCATGAGTTTGGCCATTTTTTAGCAGCGCGTGCTTGTGGAGTGCGGGTCCTGAGATTTTCGATTGGCTTTGGTAAACCCTTTTTTACCTATCAAGCAAACAATAAAACTGAGTGGACATTGGCCCCGATTCCTCTTGGGGGTTATGTGAAATTATTGGATGGGCGCGATCGTACTCAGTCTATTAGCTTGGTTGAACAATCAGAAGCCTATGATTACAAACCCTTGTGGAAAAGATCGCTGATTGTTGCAGCGGGGCCTTTTGCTAATTTTTTCCTGGCTATCCTCCTTTTTGCCGGCTTATACCTCTCAGGGGTCCCTCAATTGCCGGCTGTTTTACAAGCTCCCCCTGAGAATTCAATAGCGGCTCAATTGGACCTTAGGGCGGGGGATCAGGTGCTGGGATGGCAGCAGCTGGATTCTGGGGTTAAATCTGTGCCCCTTTCTGGTGAATTTAAGTCCATCCCCAGCTGGAATGCTCTGCGTTGGAGGCTAATGGATGCTCTAGCCGGCGAGTATGGCTTTGAGCTTGAGATGCTTGGGCCTGATGGCCAGCGCTTCACCAAAGTTTTTTTGGCTGAAGATTTACCCCGCCTGAGTCCTGATGCAGACCCCGTAGCTAAATTGGGCATTTTGCCGGTAGCCACCCCTTTGGCGGGCTGGAAGGAGCTGAAGTTGGGGCCTATCGACGCAGTGTGTTTTGCGGCAGAAAGGGTTTATCTGATTAGCAAGCTTTCCGTAAGGGTAATGGCTGGCATCGTTACAGGAAAGACATCTTTTAAACAGCTCGGGGGGCCACTGAGTATTGCGGACATGGCCGGTAAGACTGCACAGGTTGGCTGGCAGCCTTTTTTGGCATTTTTAGCACTAATGAGTATCAGTATTGGAATATTAAATTTGCTACCTTTTCCCATGCTTGATGGGGGTCAGCTCCTGTATGATGCATGGGAGTTGGTCGCTGGTAAGCGGATTTCAATTTCAAGGCAGGAACAGCTCCAAAAAGCGGGCTTTTTCTTATTGATTTTTATTTCCCTGCTGGCCTTGTTTAACGATTTACAACGCTATTTGTCGCCTTGA
- the ispC gene encoding 1-deoxy-D-xylulose-5-phosphate reductoisomerase gives MRQVAILGSTGSIGVNTLDVIRAHPARFNVVALTAGKQIELLAQQCVEFKPMIAVVSEAGDAARLEKMLLEQGVSTQVMYGPDALVSAVTESSCDTVMAAIVGAAGLVPALAAAKAGKRVLLANKEALVMSGNLFMQAMKSGGGELLPIDSEHNAIFQCLPNEFTKSTHNGLGVEELWLTASGGPFRSTPIEQLAAITPEQACAHPNWVMGRKISVDSATMMNKGLEVIEAFWLFGLPLEKIKVLIHPQSVVHSMVRYRDGSVLAQLGQPDMRTPIAYGLAWPERIEAGVAPLDLAQLAALNFSEPELARFPCLSLAFAAAKAGGTAPAVLNAANEVAVAAFLDAGLPYLQIPQVVEKTLDAIAVTNADSLETILAIDAQARSVAHDLMRQY, from the coding sequence ATGCGGCAGGTTGCCATACTCGGCTCAACGGGCTCTATTGGGGTCAACACCTTGGATGTCATTCGTGCTCATCCTGCTCGTTTTAATGTAGTTGCCCTTACGGCTGGAAAGCAAATCGAGCTCTTGGCTCAGCAATGTGTTGAATTTAAACCCATGATTGCGGTTGTTAGCGAAGCGGGGGATGCTGCTCGCCTGGAGAAGATGCTGCTTGAGCAGGGGGTTTCTACGCAAGTGATGTATGGTCCAGATGCCTTAGTGAGCGCTGTTACTGAGTCGTCTTGCGATACGGTAATGGCAGCTATAGTCGGGGCAGCTGGGTTGGTGCCAGCATTGGCTGCAGCAAAAGCAGGTAAGCGAGTTTTGCTGGCCAATAAAGAAGCTTTGGTGATGTCGGGCAATTTATTTATGCAAGCCATGAAAAGTGGCGGTGGTGAGTTACTTCCGATTGATAGCGAACATAATGCGATCTTTCAATGCCTGCCAAATGAATTTACTAAGTCAACGCACAATGGTCTTGGCGTTGAGGAGCTGTGGTTAACTGCTTCAGGTGGACCATTTCGCAGTACGCCTATTGAACAGCTGGCGGCCATTACTCCAGAGCAGGCTTGCGCTCATCCCAATTGGGTAATGGGCAGAAAAATTTCCGTTGATTCAGCAACCATGATGAACAAAGGCCTTGAAGTGATTGAAGCTTTTTGGTTGTTTGGTTTGCCACTTGAAAAAATTAAAGTATTAATTCATCCACAAAGCGTGGTGCATTCAATGGTGCGTTATCGTGACGGCTCAGTATTGGCGCAATTAGGACAACCTGATATGCGCACTCCTATTGCCTATGGGCTAGCTTGGCCAGAGCGTATTGAGGCCGGGGTTGCCCCATTAGATTTAGCGCAGTTGGCGGCCCTGAATTTTTCAGAGCCTGAATTAGCGCGCTTCCCATGCCTCTCTCTTGCGTTTGCGGCAGCCAAAGCTGGCGGTACTGCTCCGGCAGTACTTAATGCCGCGAATGAAGTGGCAGTAGCCGCTTTCTTGGATGCTGGTTTACCGTATTTGCAAATACCTCAAGTGGTTGAGAAAACCCTAGATGCAATTGCTGTCACCAATGCGGATTCGTTAGAAACCATCTTGGCTATTGATGCTCAAGCCAGATCAGTGGCTCATGACTTGATGCGTCAGTATTAA
- a CDS encoding phosphatidate cytidylyltransferase, translating into MLKTRIITALVLLAVLLPILFLLPAVYIGAFFLVALLAAAWEWSCLLAPEARRAAWLYAFFCLTIILFLLGMQNTAWQFSLLISAVLFWFFIAPFLLAKGMNLSLQKLRPFYAVLGLIVLPATWFALAFLRELGLVFLLSSMALVWVADIGAYFVGKAFGKRKLAIQISPGKSVEGAIGGLVLCYVYALLCVMYLPFESTLFGAWAIRFGWVPMFLMVTLLCAFSIFGDLFESQLKRLAGVKDSSNLLPGHGGVLDRVDALIPTMPIAALLAGLV; encoded by the coding sequence ATGTTAAAAACCCGCATAATTACTGCCCTTGTTTTACTGGCGGTACTTCTGCCCATTCTATTTTTACTGCCAGCCGTTTATATCGGCGCATTCTTCCTAGTGGCGCTGTTGGCAGCCGCCTGGGAGTGGAGTTGTTTGCTTGCTCCCGAGGCTAGGCGCGCTGCATGGCTTTACGCATTCTTTTGCTTGACCATCATTCTCTTCTTATTGGGCATGCAAAATACGGCATGGCAGTTTTCATTGCTGATATCCGCAGTGCTGTTTTGGTTCTTTATCGCCCCTTTTCTGCTTGCTAAAGGAATGAATCTTTCGCTCCAAAAATTGCGACCATTCTATGCTGTGCTTGGGCTGATTGTGTTGCCGGCAACTTGGTTTGCATTGGCGTTTTTGCGCGAACTGGGATTGGTTTTTCTTTTGAGCAGTATGGCATTGGTATGGGTTGCTGATATTGGCGCGTACTTTGTTGGCAAGGCTTTTGGTAAACGAAAATTGGCTATTCAGATTAGCCCGGGGAAATCAGTTGAGGGAGCCATCGGCGGATTAGTGCTTTGTTATGTCTACGCCTTGCTCTGCGTTATGTATTTACCCTTTGAATCAACCTTGTTTGGCGCTTGGGCGATTCGCTTTGGTTGGGTGCCCATGTTCCTGATGGTTACCTTATTATGCGCATTCAGTATTTTTGGCGATCTTTTTGAGTCCCAATTAAAACGTTTGGCTGGAGTTAAAGACAGCAGCAATTTATTGCCTGGGCATGGTGGGGTTTTAGATCGTGTAGATGCATTAATTCCAACAATGCCTATTGCCGCCTTACTTGCTGGGTTGGTGTGA
- the uppS gene encoding polyprenyl diphosphate synthase — MSKHLSSTQAIPEVNAIPRHVAIIMDGNGRWASKRLMPRVAGHSEGLGAVRKIVQECRKVGVEYLTVFAFSSENWRRPPEEVGFLMKLFLKSLKGEVSRLAENDISLRLIGDLSRFDSAIQEMVQFSEQKTAECKALTFTIAANYGGRWDILQAMRRCLAANPDMKPEDISEELLQPHLSMAYAPEPDLFIRTGGEQRVSNFLLWQLAYTELYFTDVLWPDFNEAELHKAFDWFSQRERRFGRTSAQLASQAMSDAV; from the coding sequence ATGAGCAAACACCTTAGTTCAACCCAGGCAATCCCAGAGGTTAATGCTATTCCACGCCACGTGGCGATCATCATGGATGGCAATGGACGCTGGGCAAGTAAGCGATTGATGCCACGGGTTGCCGGGCATTCTGAGGGCTTGGGCGCAGTCAGAAAAATTGTTCAAGAATGTCGTAAGGTGGGCGTTGAATATCTTACTGTCTTTGCATTCAGCTCTGAAAATTGGCGTCGTCCACCCGAAGAGGTGGGCTTTCTGATGAAGTTATTTTTGAAATCCCTCAAAGGCGAGGTTTCACGTCTAGCTGAAAATGACATCTCCTTGCGTTTAATTGGTGACTTAAGTCGCTTCGATTCTGCTATTCAAGAGATGGTGCAGTTTTCAGAACAAAAAACAGCAGAATGTAAGGCGCTGACTTTTACTATCGCTGCAAACTATGGCGGTCGTTGGGATATTTTGCAGGCGATGCGTCGTTGCTTAGCTGCAAATCCTGATATGAAGCCTGAAGATATATCGGAAGAATTGCTACAACCCCATCTTTCTATGGCATATGCTCCAGAGCCTGATTTGTTTATCCGCACGGGCGGTGAGCAGCGAGTGAGCAATTTTTTACTATGGCAACTCGCGTATACCGAGCTGTACTTTACTGATGTACTTTGGCCAGACTTTAATGAGGCTGAATTACACAAGGCATTTGATTGGTTCAGTCAACGCGAACGCCGATTCGGGCGGACTAGTGCTCAGCTTGCATCGCAAGCGATGAGTGACGCAGTTTGA
- the frr gene encoding ribosome recycling factor: MSAAEIKTNTDQKMQKSLESLKSSLAKIRSGRANPGILEHIHVDYYGNPTPLSQVASLGLADARTINVQPFEKTMVAAVEKAIRDSDLGLNPASQGTVIRVPMPALTEERRRELTKVVKSEGEDTKIAVRNLRRDANEHLKRLTKDKEISEDEERRATDEIQKMTDKAVVDIDKIIVEKEKEIMTV, from the coding sequence ATGTCTGCAGCAGAAATTAAAACCAATACCGATCAAAAGATGCAAAAGTCTCTTGAGTCATTGAAATCCAGTTTGGCAAAGATCCGCTCTGGCCGCGCCAATCCAGGAATACTGGAGCACATTCATGTTGATTACTATGGCAATCCAACACCGTTAAGCCAAGTAGCCAGTTTGGGCTTAGCTGATGCCCGAACTATTAATGTTCAACCATTTGAAAAGACCATGGTTGCCGCAGTAGAGAAGGCGATCCGTGATTCTGATTTAGGCTTAAATCCGGCTTCTCAAGGCACTGTTATTCGTGTTCCTATGCCAGCTTTGACTGAAGAGCGTCGCCGTGAGCTCACTAAAGTAGTAAAGAGTGAAGGTGAAGATACCAAGATTGCCGTGCGCAATTTACGCCGTGATGCCAATGAGCACCTCAAGCGTTTAACAAAAGATAAAGAAATTTCTGAAGATGAAGAGCGTCGTGCTACTGATGAAATTCAGAAGATGACTGACAAAGCGGTAGTAGACATCGACAAGATTATTGTTGAAAAAGAAAAAGAGATCATGACGGTTTAG
- the pyrH gene encoding UMP kinase, which yields MPGYKRVLLKLSGEALMGDDAFGINPITIDAMVAEIAQVVNSGVELAIVIGGGNIFRGVAGGAAGMDRATADYMGMLATMMNSLALQDALRQKGVEARVQSALRMDQVVEPYIRPRAIRAMGEGKVVIFAAGTGNPFFTTDTAAALRGAEMGVEIMLKATKVDGIYSADPVKDPAATLYKTITFDEALIKNLQVMDATAFALCRDRKLPIKVFSILKPGALMRVVQGESEGTLVHV from the coding sequence ATGCCAGGTTACAAACGCGTCCTCCTCAAACTTTCTGGTGAAGCCCTGATGGGCGATGATGCTTTTGGCATCAATCCGATCACTATTGATGCCATGGTTGCTGAAATTGCCCAAGTTGTGAATAGCGGTGTAGAGCTCGCTATAGTGATTGGTGGCGGCAATATTTTCCGCGGGGTAGCAGGAGGAGCGGCGGGCATGGATCGTGCAACTGCTGACTACATGGGTATGTTGGCCACCATGATGAATTCGCTCGCTTTACAAGATGCACTTCGTCAAAAAGGTGTTGAAGCGAGAGTTCAATCTGCTCTTCGAATGGACCAAGTAGTTGAGCCGTACATTCGTCCGCGCGCAATTCGCGCGATGGGTGAAGGCAAAGTAGTGATCTTTGCAGCGGGTACGGGTAATCCATTCTTTACTACCGATACAGCTGCTGCTTTGCGTGGTGCTGAGATGGGTGTAGAGATCATGCTCAAAGCCACTAAGGTAGATGGCATCTATAGCGCTGATCCAGTAAAGGATCCAGCAGCGACTTTATACAAGACCATTACATTTGATGAAGCTTTAATTAAAAACCTACAAGTCATGGACGCAACTGCTTTTGCGTTGTGCCGTGATCGTAAATTACCAATCAAAGTCTTTTCGATTCTCAAGCCAGGCGCATTAATGCGTGTAGTGCAAGGTGAGTCTGAAGGTACTTTGGTACACGTTTAA
- the tsf gene encoding translation elongation factor Ts yields MAAITAAMVGELRAKTDAPMMECKKALTEADGDMARAEEILRVKLGSKAGKAASRVTAEGIVATAINGSTGALLEVNCETDFVSKNDDFLAFVNDCVKLVAEKNPADVAALLALPLNGQTVDEVRSALIGKIGENIMPRRFKRFTGSNKLVSYLHGTRIGVMVEFEGDDTAAKDVAMHIAAMKPVALSMADVPAESIAIERSVAVQKAAESGKPPEIVEKMVEGSIQKYLKEVSLLNQTFVKNDKQTVEQMLKAANTTIKGFTMYVVGEGIEKRQDDFAAEVAAQVAAASKATA; encoded by the coding sequence ATGGCCGCTATTACCGCTGCAATGGTTGGCGAGTTACGCGCCAAAACTGATGCTCCGATGATGGAGTGCAAAAAAGCTTTGACCGAGGCTGATGGTGATATGGCTCGTGCAGAAGAAATTCTGCGTGTAAAGCTTGGTAGCAAAGCGGGTAAAGCTGCTTCTCGCGTTACTGCTGAAGGTATCGTTGCTACTGCAATCAATGGCAGCACTGGTGCATTGCTAGAAGTGAACTGCGAAACTGACTTCGTTTCTAAGAACGATGACTTCTTGGCATTTGTAAATGACTGCGTGAAGTTGGTTGCTGAAAAGAACCCAGCTGACGTTGCTGCATTGCTCGCATTGCCTTTGAATGGCCAAACTGTTGATGAAGTTCGTAGTGCCTTGATCGGTAAGATCGGCGAGAACATCATGCCACGTCGCTTCAAGCGTTTTACTGGTAGTAATAAGTTGGTTTCTTACCTCCATGGCACACGTATTGGTGTGATGGTTGAGTTTGAAGGTGACGATACTGCTGCTAAAGACGTTGCTATGCATATTGCTGCAATGAAGCCGGTAGCCTTGTCTATGGCTGACGTTCCTGCTGAATCAATTGCGATTGAGCGTAGCGTTGCTGTTCAAAAGGCTGCTGAATCTGGCAAACCACCAGAAATCGTCGAAAAGATGGTTGAAGGTTCTATTCAGAAATACCTCAAAGAGGTTTCTTTGTTGAACCAAACTTTCGTTAAAAACGATAAGCAAACTGTTGAGCAAATGCTCAAGGCCGCAAATACAACTATCAAGGGTTTCACAATGTATGTTGTAGGCGAGGGCATTGAGAAGCGTCAAGATGACTTTGCTGCTGAAGTAGCTGCTCAAGTAGCTGCTGCATCTAAGGCAACTGCGTAA
- the rpsB gene encoding 30S ribosomal protein S2 — MSVTMRQMLEAGCHFGHQTRFWSPKMAPFIFGHRNKIHIINLEKTLPMFQDALKFAKQVASNRGTILFVGTKRQSREIIAEEAARAGMPYIDSRWLGGTLTNFKTVKGSLKRLKDMAVAKEAGDWEKLSKKEALTNDRDLDKLQKALGGIQDLNGVPDAIFVVDVGYHKIAITEANKLGIPVIAVVDTNHSPEGVDYIIPGNDDSSKAVLLYARGIADAILEGKANSVQEILTAVKEGEEEFVEEGKAE, encoded by the coding sequence ATGTCAGTAACAATGCGTCAGATGCTGGAAGCCGGTTGCCATTTTGGTCACCAAACACGCTTCTGGTCCCCAAAGATGGCCCCTTTTATTTTCGGTCATCGCAATAAGATCCACATTATCAACTTGGAAAAAACATTGCCAATGTTTCAGGATGCCCTGAAATTTGCAAAACAAGTTGCTTCTAATCGTGGCACGATTTTGTTTGTTGGTACTAAGCGTCAATCACGCGAGATCATTGCTGAAGAAGCTGCTCGTGCCGGTATGCCTTATATCGATAGCCGTTGGTTGGGCGGTACGCTCACTAACTTTAAAACTGTTAAAGGTTCACTCAAGCGTTTGAAAGATATGGCAGTTGCTAAAGAAGCAGGTGATTGGGAGAAGCTTTCCAAAAAAGAAGCTTTGACCAATGACCGCGATCTCGATAAGTTACAAAAAGCACTTGGCGGAATTCAGGATTTGAATGGCGTTCCTGATGCAATTTTCGTTGTGGACGTTGGCTATCACAAGATTGCTATTACTGAAGCTAACAAGTTAGGTATTCCAGTAATCGCTGTTGTGGATACCAACCACTCACCAGAAGGTGTTGATTACATTATCCCTGGTAACGATGACTCTAGCAAAGCTGTTCTTCTCTATGCGCGTGGCATTGCTGATGCAATCCTCGAAGGCAAAGCAAATTCTGTTCAAGAAATTTTGACAGCCGTTAAAGAGGGTGAAGAAGAGTTTGTTGAAGAAGGGAAAGCTGAATAA
- a CDS encoding [protein-PII] uridylyltransferase, with product MSKPQAVSNITDAASLRAARELAYAEFRQTQVVRKLTKQLSKLGDQLLSHLWSSCGLNNEATLVAVGGFGRGALFPYSDIDILILLPADEKLAQALSKQVEQFVASCWDTGLEIGSSVRTVSECISESEQDITVRTSLLEARLVCGKKQLFKEFAGAFESAMDPKAFFQAKLAEQIQRHYKYQNTPYSLEPNCKESPGGLRDLQVITWVSKAALLGDTFKDLNQAGLVTQRELTELNRNQRFLETLRANLHLLAGRRQDVLAFDLQAALAGAMGIQEESSRQASEAIMRRYYWAAKAVTQLNDVLLQNIEALLFPQESKTILPIPGEGNEFFIERQGVLDITDPQLYQKHPEQILRTFLVFAQTPNVKSLSATIFRALYNARQKMDSKWRSNPINRALFIEILKQPEGVSRAFQLMNRSSVLGRYLPAFRKIVGQMQHDLFHVYTVDQHILMVLRNVRRFMVVEHTHEFPFCSSLIAHFEKPWLLVIAALFHDIAKGRGGDHSQLGKADTRKFAKDHGLDKKDTELLVWLVAEHLKMSQVAQKQDITDPEVIRAFAKKVGDERHLTALYLLTVADVRGTSPKVWNAWKGKLLEDLYRATLRVLGGAKPDASSELAQHQEESRAKLRLYGINDELYEDLWKQLDVAFYLRQDSSDIAWLTRHLYNKVHSDQPIVRARLSPIGEGLQVAVYVKDQEDLFARICAYFERHGFSIWDARIHTTRHGYALDTFQISGSNLVDEGGSYRDIIQLVEFELTAALTNSESLPNPSMGRLSRQSRTFPIQPRVHMVPDDRGRYYTLALSASDRTGLLYTISRVLAKHQVSIHTARINTLGERVEDILLLDAANLGKNPKLQIQLETELLEALGA from the coding sequence ATGAGTAAACCTCAGGCAGTAAGCAATATCACTGATGCAGCTAGCTTACGCGCTGCTCGTGAACTTGCTTATGCTGAGTTTCGCCAAACCCAAGTAGTTAGAAAGCTAACAAAACAACTTTCTAAGTTAGGCGATCAACTCTTGAGTCACCTATGGAGTAGTTGCGGCTTAAATAATGAAGCTACTTTAGTAGCGGTTGGGGGCTTTGGTAGAGGGGCTTTATTTCCTTACTCTGATATTGATATTCTGATACTGCTCCCTGCGGATGAAAAATTGGCTCAAGCTTTGTCTAAGCAAGTTGAACAATTTGTTGCTAGCTGTTGGGATACCGGTTTGGAGATCGGCTCTTCCGTTAGAACCGTTTCAGAATGCATCTCCGAATCCGAGCAAGATATCACTGTCCGTACCTCACTTTTAGAAGCTCGACTCGTTTGCGGTAAGAAGCAGCTCTTCAAAGAATTTGCTGGCGCTTTTGAATCAGCTATGGATCCGAAAGCTTTTTTTCAAGCAAAGCTAGCAGAACAAATACAGCGCCATTACAAATATCAAAATACGCCCTACTCATTAGAGCCTAATTGCAAGGAAAGTCCGGGGGGCTTGCGAGATCTTCAGGTCATTACATGGGTAAGTAAAGCGGCATTGCTAGGGGATACCTTTAAAGATTTAAATCAAGCTGGGCTAGTAACACAGAGAGAATTAACTGAGTTAAACCGTAATCAGCGTTTTTTAGAAACCCTACGCGCGAATCTTCATCTACTAGCCGGTCGCCGCCAAGACGTACTCGCATTCGACCTGCAAGCTGCTCTGGCGGGGGCTATGGGCATCCAAGAAGAGTCCTCGCGCCAGGCTAGTGAGGCGATCATGCGCCGTTATTACTGGGCGGCCAAAGCGGTCACTCAGTTAAATGATGTGCTTTTGCAAAATATAGAAGCCCTACTTTTCCCACAAGAGTCAAAAACGATTCTTCCCATTCCTGGTGAGGGAAATGAGTTTTTCATTGAAAGACAAGGTGTATTAGATATTACTGATCCGCAGCTTTATCAAAAACATCCTGAGCAGATATTGCGCACCTTCTTGGTATTTGCTCAAACTCCCAATGTAAAAAGCTTATCTGCCACCATTTTTAGGGCGCTTTATAACGCCCGCCAAAAAATGGACAGCAAGTGGCGATCTAACCCTATCAATCGGGCGCTCTTTATAGAGATTCTGAAACAGCCAGAAGGCGTCAGTCGCGCATTCCAGCTCATGAACCGCAGTAGCGTTTTAGGTCGCTACCTGCCCGCCTTCAGAAAAATTGTTGGCCAGATGCAGCATGACTTATTTCATGTGTATACAGTCGACCAACATATTTTGATGGTGTTACGCAATGTCCGCCGCTTCATGGTAGTTGAGCACACTCATGAATTTCCATTCTGCAGTAGCTTGATTGCCCACTTTGAAAAACCTTGGTTATTGGTGATTGCCGCACTATTCCACGATATCGCTAAAGGACGTGGTGGGGATCACTCACAACTTGGCAAAGCGGACACACGTAAGTTTGCCAAAGATCATGGCTTAGATAAGAAAGATACCGAACTTTTAGTATGGCTTGTGGCAGAGCATCTCAAGATGAGTCAAGTTGCTCAAAAACAAGATATTACTGACCCAGAAGTCATTAGAGCATTTGCTAAAAAGGTGGGCGATGAGCGCCATCTCACGGCACTCTACTTACTAACAGTTGCAGATGTGCGTGGCACAAGCCCCAAGGTCTGGAATGCCTGGAAGGGTAAATTGCTAGAGGATCTTTATCGCGCAACACTGAGAGTATTGGGTGGAGCGAAGCCTGATGCCTCTTCGGAATTAGCGCAGCACCAAGAAGAGTCTCGCGCTAAATTGCGCCTCTATGGCATCAATGACGAGCTCTATGAAGACCTATGGAAACAACTAGACGTTGCTTTCTACTTAAGACAAGATTCCTCTGATATCGCATGGCTTACTCGCCATCTTTACAACAAAGTACATAGCGACCAGCCTATTGTGCGAGCACGGCTATCCCCCATTGGCGAGGGCTTACAAGTTGCAGTGTATGTAAAAGATCAAGAAGATCTGTTTGCACGCATCTGCGCTTACTTTGAGAGGCATGGCTTTTCTATTTGGGATGCCCGTATTCATACAACACGCCATGGTTACGCTTTAGATACCTTCCAGATCTCTGGCAGCAATCTAGTTGATGAAGGCGGAAGTTATCGCGATATTATTCAGCTAGTCGAATTTGAATTAACCGCAGCACTAACCAATAGTGAGTCGCTACCTAATCCAAGTATGGGCCGACTCTCTAGACAATCACGTACATTCCCAATTCAGCCACGGGTGCACATGGTTCCCGATGATCGCGGCAGATATTACACGCTCGCCCTGTCAGCAAGCGATCGCACTGGATTACTCTACACAATATCTAGGGTGCTTGCAAAACACCAAGTATCCATTCATACCGCCAGGATTAATACCTTAGGCGAAAGAGTCGAAGATATTCTCTTATTGGATGCCGCCAACTTAGGTAAGAATCCTAAGTTACAGATTCAATTGGAGACAGAGCTACTTGAGGCATTAGGCGCGTAA
- a CDS encoding DoxX family protein, with protein sequence MNKFQSTINLVGRIAIATLFLPAGIQKLIGIEGTIAYFGSLGLPALAILVWVVIAIEILGGLALILGYHTRVVALGLAIFTLGASIVGHPFWAAPQDAAFIAQLLFIKNMAILGGLLVLSSSGAGSFSLDARKSKA encoded by the coding sequence ATGAATAAGTTTCAAAGCACAATCAATTTAGTTGGCCGCATCGCTATTGCGACCTTATTTTTACCTGCTGGCATTCAAAAATTGATTGGGATCGAAGGTACTATTGCCTATTTTGGATCTTTGGGGCTTCCAGCTCTCGCCATTTTGGTTTGGGTAGTTATTGCTATCGAAATTTTAGGAGGCCTTGCTTTAATTCTTGGCTATCACACACGTGTTGTTGCCCTTGGGTTGGCAATCTTTACATTGGGTGCAAGTATTGTTGGCCATCCATTTTGGGCAGCGCCACAAGATGCAGCGTTTATTGCACAACTTTTATTCATTAAAAATATGGCCATTTTGGGCGGCTTATTGGTCTTGTCTTCATCTGGTGCAGGTTCCTTTAGCTTAGATGCCCGCAAAAGTAAGGCATAA